In a single window of the Littorina saxatilis isolate snail1 linkage group LG5, US_GU_Lsax_2.0, whole genome shotgun sequence genome:
- the LOC138967027 gene encoding TLC domain-containing protein 4-B-like translates to MARSVESVAFDATYYPAAAISCIFFLYLFKFLSPSLSAKMSERYSLLTEEQKVDWNTRVLSTVHATVVSSMCAYSLIYDDEISKDPIWWDSPAVRTSCAIVVGYMASDLVIMTIHYKQIGEVFYFFHHGASMYAYYYVMTYGVLPYFANYRLVAEFSTPFVNQRWFLAVLGYDKKSSIFVANGIAMAVTFFAVRIAVMPPYWLKVYSVYGTEPFNRLGHIQMVLVITCAVLDIINLFWFYKIYAGARRVLTIFLSKGGGEGLGVSGGTKEKEKEAPALKTE, encoded by the exons ATGGCACGATCAGTGGAGTCAGTGGCTTTTGATGCCACCTATTACCCGGCCGCTGCCATCAGCTGCATCTTTTTCCTCTACCTCTTCAAGTTTCTCAGCCCCTCCCTGTCTGCCAAGATGTCTGAGAGGTACAGTCTGTTGACAGAGGAACAGAAAGTAGACTGGAACACCAG GGTTTTGTCCACAGTACATGCAACAGTGGTCAGTTCCATGTGTGCCTACTCCCTTATTTATGATGATGAAATTAGCAAAGACCCTATATG GTGGGATTCCCCGGCAGTAAGAACAAGCTGTGCAATAGTAGTTGGCTACATGGCGTCTG atttAGTCATCATGACAATACACTATAAACAGATTGGAGAGGTGTTTTACTTTTTCCACCATGGAGCCTCAATGTATGCTTATTACTATGTCATG aCCTATGGGGTGTTACCATATTTTGCAAACTACCGCCTCGTGGCAGAATTTTCAACTCCATTTGTAAATCAAAG ATGGTTTCTGGCAGTGCTGGGATACGACAAGAAAAGCTCCATCTTCGTTGCTAACGGAATCGCCATGGCTGTGACATTTTTCGCCGTTCGCATTGCTGTGATGCCGCCGTACTGGCTAAAAGTGTACAGTGTGTATGGCACAGAACCTTTTAACCGCCTGGGACATATCCAGATGGTGCTTGTGATAACCTGCGCAGTTTTAGACATAATCAACCTCTTCTGGTTCTACAAAATCTACGCTGGTGCTCGCCGCGTCCTCACAATATTTCTCAGCAAAGGAGGGGGAGAAGGGCTAGGAGTGAGTGGGGGAaccaaagaaaaagagaaagaagcgcCAGCATTGAAAACAGAGTGA
- the LOC138967025 gene encoding calpain-10-like isoform X2: MNGDQISFRHTLSAGTYLILPSTKDAEQEKSFLVRVFSSVPLSNVSEFPSNRDLITSESTTVTSGGQNFPLDFVKTVNGAWKAGVNAGGQIAHRNTHATNPQLAFSVSQMMAVEIKLAQKDDGHRIPLALCLFPTGSAPMDIDAIYSMMGKQEAVLDTEGRPYTFVGNAPEIKATYMLKPGEYTLLVHTDEPDTEKPFTVVVMSSSPLEPRAYQTGL; the protein is encoded by the exons ATGAACGGAGACCAGATTTCATTCCGTCACACGCTGAGCGCTGGAACATATCTGATTCTTCCATCGACGAAAGACGCTGAACAGGAGAAATCTTTTCTCGTCAGAGTGTTCTCGTCCGTCCCTCTCAGCAATGTTTC GGAGTTTCCAAGCAACCGGGATTTAATTACCTCCGAATCAACGACTGTGACGTCAGGCGGACAGAACTTTCCATTGG ATTTTGTCAAAACGGTGAACGGAGCGTGGAAGGCAGGGGTGAACGCCGGTGGACAGATTGCTCACAGAAACACTCACGCCACCAACCCCCAGTTGGCCTTCTCTGTCTCACAAATGA TGGCTGTGGAGATAAAACTTGCACAGAAGGACGATGGTCATCGTATTCCTCTTGCACTCTGCCTCTTTCCG ACGGGTAGCGCTCCCATGGACATCGACGCCATCTACTCCATGATGGGCAAGCAAGAAGCAGTTCTGGACACTGAGGGAAGGCCGTACACTTTCGTAGGCAACGCCCCGGAGATCAAGGCAACGTACATGCTGAAACCAGGAGAGTACACGCTTCTCGTCCACACTGACGAGCCGGACACGGAGAAGCCTTTCACTGTGGTGGTCATGTCTTCTTCTCCGTTGGAGCCGAG AGCTTATCAGACTGGACTGTAG